The Streptomyces halobius genomic interval GCCGCCTTTCGTGCGAAGCTGGGACGCATGAGCGTCGATACACCACGCCGGATTGTCCTTCTCCGACATGCAAAGGCCGACTGGTCGCAGGAGAGCGACCATGAGCGCCCGCTCGCCGAACGCGGCCGACAGGAGGCCCCGGTCGCCGGCCGCTGGCTGGCCGCAGCCGGGATCAACCCCGATCTGACCCTCTGCTCGACGTCACTCAGGACCCGCGAGACCTGGAAGCTCTTCGTCCACGAGCTCGCCCATCGGCCCAAGACGGTCTACGACGAGCGGCTCTACGAAGCCTCGCTCGGCGAGCTCCTCGCGCTCCTGAACGAAACCTCCGATGACATCGACGACCTGCTGCTCGTCGGACACAACCCAGGGATGCA includes:
- a CDS encoding SixA phosphatase family protein, encoding MSVDTPRRIVLLRHAKADWSQESDHERPLAERGRQEAPVAGRWLAAAGINPDLTLCSTSLRTRETWKLFVHELAHRPKTVYDERLYEASLGELLALLNETSDDIDDLLLVGHNPGMHALADALAGEADDDLLPRMNRSGFPTASLAVLTFNGSWKSVEHGVGRLVAYWTPHG